The Niabella beijingensis genomic interval ACATTTCACGGGCACACGTTTGGCATTGCTGCACGTTATACTTTCTGACAGGGAGGCCGGTTTTCAGCCCTTTTCGGCAAGCAGTTGTTTAAATGCCGCCACATTCGAACGGGCTACAACAACAGGCGGCAGTTCAGGGTGCAATACAACCTGGTATCCGGCGGCATTGCCCTGCACCTGCATTATTTTATCAAGGTTGATAATAAAGGATCTGTGACAACGGAAAAGATGGCTGATATCCGCATTTGCCTGTGCAAAATCGTTCAACGTACTTCTTACGGTATGGGTCTGCACCCGGTTATTTGCAACAAACTGTATCAGCAGGTTATTGCCTTTTGATTCGGCGAACAAAAAATCATCCACCCCGACAGGGTGCTCCAGTCTGGGAATATTTAAATAGCCGGTTCCTGTTTTCCGGCCGGCGTCTTCCTGTTTCAGCATCTGCAGCTCTTTTAGTTGCTCGTTAAACGCTGCAACCGCCTTCAGATGATGCCTCAATAAATAATTGTGCCGTCCGAAAGTAGCGATGATGTACGGCAGGATACCAATGGCAATAGCCAGGAAAAAAGACCGGGCAAAACCCGTGTCTTCCGGCGCCAGCGTTCCCCGGAAATGGTTGATGAGCCAGATGGTAATGCCAATACTGAAGAACTGGTAGCCCATTACGATCAGTTCCTTTCCCAGGGTCCAGCTTTCCGCCCGGAACCAATCCCGGAATAGCAGCAGCCATAAGGCATTCAGGCTCATCGCCAGAAAAGCGCCCCCGGCATACACGGCAGCTGTTATATAAGCATTCCCTTCTATATTTCGTTCGCCGATCTTAAACGGTTGCAGAATGCTTAATATTAAAAAAACAACCAAGACGATACCCAATACCGTGCGGAAATAAATACGCAGGTCTCCATATCCCGGGTGTGGTTGCTTTAAGGTATTGATCAGCCTGTTCAAAAATGTGCTTTACCAACGAAAATAATATTTTTTACGGCCAAAATATCCCGCACAACCATAAAAACCGCCCTGAAGTTCATCACAGCAGCCTGTACTTCGTCACAACAACCTGCTGTCTGTCACAAACCCTTGTTATCCATCCGCAAAACAGCGCAATCGCCGATTTAGATCTTATCATTGCAGGGTCGATCTGCCGGGCTTTTAGTTCCGGCTTTTGAAAAACCCTAAACACTCGTATATGAAAAAAATCACTTATCCGCTTCTTTTGGTAATGATTGCAGTTACCGTTTTCAATTGTACTAAAAACAGGCAGGAGATCAGCACCCCTGATGCATTAACCGGCCTGTGGTCGGAGACCTCGCTTCACTACAAGGCCTATAAAGGAACGCAGGTTATAGAAGAATATACCGAAGCCACCGCAGGTGATGAACAGATAACGATACAGTTTTTTGAAGATGGCCGTTTTGAAACCTATGAGCGCAGTCTGGAGGATGGGAAATGGGAAGTAACATGGCATGCCAGGGGAACTTACATTTACACCCCCGGTACCGGAAGCCTTATTCTGGAAAACGCGGAAGCCGGGGAACATACCGAAGCAACCGTGCTGACCCTTTCCGGTCAGCAACTGGTCTTTTCGCAAACAGCGTCACCGGCATCCAATAATGCTGAAGCAGATAAAGAAACGTTCACTTTTGATTTTAAAAGGGTACCCTGAACCCACAGGATCCGTAATACAAAAACCGGGGGTCTTTTTACTGATCGTTGCCCGGAACTCATCCGGCAGGAACGGGTCCTGCGGCATATCGGCTCCGGTGCTGTAACGCTTTGTGTAAAAACGTAAAAGAAGGGAATGGCGCTCCGGAAATCCTCCCTCAAGGCAGATCCGGACCCGGGCAGCCGTTCTGGTATGCATAAATTTAAAACACAGAATCACGAAAATCCCCGCACAAGCTTTACTTTTGGGACTTTGTGAAACCAGATTTTCCTTCAACTGTTGCCGGTTCCCCGGAGCGCTTCTCGGCACTGGAAGTATGTGTTATTATTCCCACCTATAATAATGCCGCCAGTATCGGGGACGTGATCACCGGTGTGCTTCGTTTTACTACCAGTATCATCGTGGTAAACGACGGTTCCACAGATTCCACAACAGCAGTTTTGAATGCATTTCCCGGCATCACGGTAGTATCCTATATGCCCAATAAAGGCAAGGGGGTCGCCTTACGTACCGGTTTCAGGAAAGCGCTGGAGATGGGTTATAAATATGCCATTACCATCGATTCGGACGGACAGCATTTTGCAAAGGATCTGCCCCTGTTCCTTGATAAGCTGGAGCAGGAAAGTCCGGCGCTGATCATGGGCAGCCGGAATATGGAGCAAACCGCCAATGTGCCCGGCAAAAGCAGCTTCGGTCATAAATTTTCCAACTTCTGGTTCAAGGTAGAAACAGGGATCAGCTGCCCGGATACACAGACCGGGTACCGCCTGTATCCTTTGGAGCCGATCGGCCGGATGCGCCTTTTTACCCGTAAATACGAACTCGAAATAGAAGTGATCGTGCGGCTGGCCTGGGCCGGCGTTCCTGTAACCTGGGTGCCCATTACGGTTTATTACCCGCCTAAAGAGGAACGGATCACACATTTCAGACCCTTTAAGGACTTCAGCCGTATCAGTGTGTTGAATACTGTTCTGGTACTGATCACATTCCTGTACATCAAGCCACGTGATTTTTTCCGGTGGCTCTTTACAAAAAAAAACTGGAAACAGGAGCTCCGGCAGCGGCTGATCAATACAAATGAATCCACCGTTACCAAAGCCAATTCCATGGCATTTGGTGCCTTTATGGGCATTATCCCTATATGGGGCTTTCAGCTGCTGGTAGGTATACCATTGGCGCATTTTATGCGGATGAACAAAGCCTTGTTCATCCTTGCAGCCAATATCAGCATCCCCCCCATGATCCCGCTGATCGTATTTCTCAGTTACAAGATGGGCAAGCCCCTGATGCGGGGAAGGGCAATGGAACTGTCGTTCAACAAGCAACTTACATTAAAAGATATCAGTCAGAACCTGGAACAATATCTTTATGGCAGCATCCTTCTTGCGGTACTGGCCGCACTGTTATTTTGGATCCTTACTTTTTTTATTTTAAAACTCACCAGGAAACAAAAAACATCCCTGGCCAATTCAAATCCGGAATAACCGCGCGGGCATGCAACAGTTTTTTATTTCCATATATGATTTTTTAAAACCCAGGAAGGGACTGCTTTATACGCTGTTCCTTATCACGTTTCTTTTATTTCTTCTTTTGGCTTCCCGCATCACGTTTATAGAAGATGTCTATGCGATCATTCCCAAGGATAAAAAGACGGAGAAGGTTACGCAGCTTTTTGGAAATTCAAAATTTGCCGATAAACTGACGGTAATGGTGTCCTTAAAAGACACCTCAAAAACAGCGCCGGACAGCCTCGCAGCCTTTACCGACGCCCTGGCCGGTGCATTGGAAAACAACACCGCTCCTTATATCAAAAACATACGGTATAAGGTTGAGGACGATTTCACCATGGAACTGTTCCAGACCATCCAGGACCATCTTCCTGTTTTTTTATCGGAAAGCGATTACCGGAAAATGGATACGCTGATCCAGCCGGCCACCTTGAAAACCACCCTGGAAAACGACATCCGGCTGCTGAGCAGTCCGACGGGCTTTGCCCTTACCAATATCATCAGCAATGATCCCAGCGGCATTTCCTTTCTTGCGTTAAAAAAACTGCAGGAGCTGCAGGTGGACGACAATTTTGAATTGTACAGCAACCATATCATCACCCGGGATCAGAAAACCATGCTGGTGCTGATCACGCCCGGGTTTCCTGCCGGTAATACGGGCAGGAACAAATGGCTTTTTGAGACGCTTCGCCACACCATCGATTCACTCGGGCAGCATTATCCGCTGGTACAGGCACAGTATTTTGGTGGTGCACTTGTTTCCGAAGGGAATGCCGCACAACTGAAAAAAGATACACAGCTCACGCTAACCATCACCGTTCTTTTCCTGGTCTTTTTTATCAGCATTTATTTTAAAAAGAAACGCGCACCGGTGCTGATCCTGGTGCCCGTGATTTACGGAGCGGCATTTGCTCTCGGTATGATCAGTCTGCTCAAAGGCAGCATCTCGGTTATTGCCCTGGGCACCGGTTCTATTGTGCTGGGGATCGTGGTCAATTATTCCCTGCATGTTTTCAACCATTTCCGGCATACGGGCAATATGCGGCAGGTGATCAGGGACCTTTCGTTTCCGCTTACCATCGGCAGCTTCACCACCATCGCCGGGTTTCTTACCCTGCAATATGCCGCTTCCGATATGCTGAAGGACCTGGGGCTTTTCGCCGGTCTTAGTCTGATCGGTGCTGTTGTCTGCTCCCTCATCTTCCTGCCGCATTTCATCGGAACAGCCACAACACAGGACCATCACCAGTCTTCCTGGATCGACCGGATCGCCGACTTCCGGCCGGAATCGAACCGCTGGCTGATCGGAGGCATCCTGCTGCTGACCATCGTATTTGCTTTTTTTGCCCGGAACGTACAGTTTGAACCGGACATGATGGAGCTGAACTATATGTCTGCCGAAGTCAAACAATCCGAACAGCAACTGCACCGTATCAGCGGCGCGGCGCTAAAATCGGTATACCTGGTAACGGAAGGCCATGATCTGGATGAGGCCCTCCGGAAAAATGAACGGCTGCAGGAACGCATCGACCGGTTCCGGTCGGAAGGCGCCATCAGCAGTACTGCCGGTGCCGGTGCACTTTTTTTGTCGGACTCGCTGCAGCAGGCCCGCATTGCCCGCTGGAACCGTTATTGGACAGCTGAAAAGAAAACAAAACTATTGGCGGATATAAAAGCACAGGGCGTACCGCTTGGATTTAAAACAGATGCCTTCGGGTCCTTTGAGCAGTTGCTCGGCACCGACTTTAAAACAGTAGATACCGCGCAGCTTTCAGCGATCCGCAAAAGCTACCTGGACGATTATATAACGGAAACACCCGGCCATGCGACGGTGGTCACCCTGCTGAAAGTTCCCGATGCTTTTAAAAAGAACGTCATCCATGAGCTGGAAGCCGGTAATACAGCGATCGTGCTGGACCGTCAGTATCTTACCGCAAGACTGACACAAATGGTAAACGAAGATTTCAACCGGATCGCCTGGATCGTTTCCATACTGGTGGCCGTGGTCCTGTTCCTCACCTTCGGACGTATTGAGCTGATGCTGATGGCATTCATCCCCATGCTCATCAGCTGGGTCTGGATCCTTGGGATCATGGGAATGGCGGGCATCAAATTCAACCTGGTGAATATCATCGTATCCACCCTGATCTTCGGGCTGGGAGATGATTACAGCCTGTTTGTTATGGATGGTTTATTATCCGAATACAAGACGGGGAAAAAACTACTGGGTTCCTATAAATCCTCCATCATCATCTCTGCCATTACCACCGTTGCCGGACTGGGGGTACTGGTTTTTGCAAAACACCCCGCATTGCGCTCCATTGCTTTTATTTCAGTAACAGGTATTATCTGCGTGGTACTGATGGCTCAGGTACTGATCCCGTTCTTTTTTTCGCTGCTGATAAAAAGCCGTGTCAAAAAACACTTCCATCCCTGGACCCTGTGGAGCTGGCACCGCTCCTCGTTCTCCTTCGTTTACTTTGCATCCACCAGTGTCTTATTGACCCTTGTGGGGCTTTTCCTGGTAAGATTGAACCCTTTCAACCGGAAAAAAGGAAAATACCTTTACCACATCCTGCTTTCAAAATTTTGCATGTCCGTGCTCTACATCATGGGCAATTTCCGGAAGAAGATCATCAATCCGGACAATGAAAAATTCACCAAACCGGCGGTGGTCATTGCCAACCATCAATCCTTTTTAGACATTCTGAAGATGGCCATGCTGAACCCAAGACTCATCCTGCTCACCAATCAATGGGTATGGAAATCGCCGGTCTTTGGCTGGGCCATCCGTATGGCTGATTTTTATCCGGTAGCGAACGGGATCGAGAACAGCGTGCCGCTTCTGAAGCAGCTTGTGGATGAGGGTTACTCGATCGTTGTTTTTCCGGAAGGAACACGAAGTACCCGTCCGCCCATAAAGCGGTTTCACAAAGGCGCTTTCTTCCTGGCCGAAAAGTTACAACTGGATATTGTACCCGTATTACTGCACGGATTGGGATATACCATGACAAAGGGCGACTATCTTCTTAAGAACGGTCCGGTAACTGCCGCGTATTTACCTAGGATCAGGGCGACCGATACCAGCTGGGGCACGAATTACCAGGAACGTACCAAAGCGGTTTCGCGGTATTTTAAAGAACAGCACCTGCAGCTGACCCGTGAGCTGGAGCAACCGAAATATTTTAAAGAGCACCTCTTTTTTAATTATATCTATAAGGGACCGGTACTGGAATGGTACCTGAAGATCAAACTGAAACTTGAAAATTATTACCAGCCTTTTCATGAACTGATGCCCGCTTCGGGCAACATCCTGGATCTCGGTTGCGGATATGGCTTTATGAGTTATATCCTGTACTGGAGCAGCCAGGAACAACGGCGCCTTACCGGCGTGGATTATGATGAAGAGAAGATTGCTACGGCCGCGCATTGTTTCAGCAGGACGGAGGAGGTCCGGTTCGTTCATGCAGACATCACCCGATTTGTATTTGAAACCTACGACGGGATCATCATCAGTGATGTGCTGCACTACCTGCAACCCGAGCAACAGGTGGCCGTGATGGAAAAGGCCATCCGCAGTCTGAGACCTGGTGGGGTGCTGGTCATCCGCGAGGGTGATAAGGACCTGAAGGAGAAACATAAGGGAACGAGGCTGACCGAATTTTTTTCCACCAAAGTGTTTTCCTTCAACAAAACCGCCAATGAGCTTTATTTCCTGTCGGGGCAACTGATCGAACAACTGGCCATACAGCACCAGCTTTCTTTTGAAAGGATCGATCAGACGAAGTACACCTCGAACGTGATCTGGGTACTGCGAAAAGAAACGGACAATGTTTGACACCCTTATCATAGGAAGCGGACTGGGCGGCCTTTTGTGTGGCAGCATCCTTGCAAAGCAGGGGCATAAGGTTTGTGTGATCGAAAAGAACAAACAACTCGGCGGCAACCTGCAGACCTTTTCAAGAAATAAACAGCTTTTTGATACCGGGGTTCACTATATCGGCGGACTGGACAAGGGCCAGAACCTGCACCAGATCTTCAAATACGTAGGGATCATGGACCGGTTGCGGATAGAAAAAATGGACACGGATTTTGATCATATCCTCATCGGGAATGACCCGAAGACCTATGTTCAGAGCCAGGGCTACGGATCCTTTATAAAGAACCTGGTAGCCGACTTTCCGGAAGAAGAAACGGCCATCACCCGCTATTGCGACCTGGTTAAAGAAGTATGCAGCAGGTTTCCATTGTATCATTTAACGCTGGACGATACCATCTCGAAAGATGCCGTGCTCGGCCTCAGCGCCAAAGAGACCATCAGCGCCCTCACTTCCAATAAAAAATTACAGGCGGTGCTGGCGGGCAATAACCTGCTCTATTCCGGTGTGGCAGAGAAAACACCGTTTCATGTACATGCCCTGATCGTGAACAGCTATATCGAAAGCAGCTGGAAATGCATTGACGGCGGCTCACAGATCGCCAAATTGCTGGCCGCTGAAATACGGAAACACCAGGGCACCATCATCCGCAACTGTGCCGTTGAAAAAATCGTGGAGACCGGTGGCATTATTTCACATGTGGAAACGGAAGACGGTCAGGTTATCTGCGCCCGGCATTTTATTTCCAATATCAGTCCGGCGGAAACACTGAACAGGACCAGCTCTCATCTGTTAAAAGCTGCTTACCGCAACCGCATCAGCAGTCAGCCCAATACCGTGGCGTCTTTTTCACTATACGGCGTGCTGGAGCCGGGAACCATTGCCTGCCCCAACCACAATTATTATTTCCATAAAGAAGGGGCATTATGGCATCTGAATGATTATACGGAGCAGAACTGGCCCCTGGGCTACGGGCTGTATTTTTCACCCGACCGGAAGAACAAAAAATTTGCCGCTGCGGTTTCCATTTTAACACCGATGCGCTCCGGTGATGTAAAGCAATGGGAAAATACCTATAACCGGGTGGGAAAAGAAAAAGAACGCGGCCGGTCCTATGAACGATTTAAACAATCCAGGATCAACCAGCTGCTGGATCTTGTAAAAGAGCGGTTCCCGGAACTGGTAGCACATATCCGGCACAGTTATGCAGCCACCCCGCTTACCAACCGGGATTATATCGGCAGTGAAGACGGCAGTATGTACGGCATTCAAAAAGACTTTAACGACCCGTTGAAAACGGTCATCAGCCCCCGCACCAAGCTCCCGAACTTGTTTTTAACAGGACAAAACCTCAATTTACATGGAATTTTGGGAACTTCGCTCAGTGCGGTACTCACCTGTACCTTGTTGCTAAACGACAACACACTGGTTGATAAAATAAGAAATGCTTAAACGGAGTAAATTTTTAAGAAGACTATTACGGGTTCTGGCCGTTACCGTTTTATTGTTCGGTCTGTTCTTTGCGTACCTGGTATGGGTGTCTGATATTCCAGCGCCCAAAATAAAAGATACGGCCGCCCTGCAATTACAACGGCAGCAGCCGGACAGCGGCCTGTATACCATCAATAACAGCTGGTTCCGTAAAAGCAACTCCGGCTTATACGAACTGTATGCCGAAGGAACGCCTTTTGAGCGGGGGGTGATCAACGGCAAACTGAGCAAAGAGCTGGTACAACTGCAGGAAGATTATTTCAGTGCCCAGATCAATAAGCTGGTGCCTTCAAAATTCTACCGCCATTTCCTAAAATATTTTATCGGTTTTTTTAACCGGAAGCTGCCCGACTATGTAACGGAAGAATACAAGGAAGAGATCTATGGCGTTTCCCGGTCGGCTTCTGATAACTATGGTTATATCGGCGATAAATACCAGCGTATCCTTAATTACCACTCCGCACACGATATCGGGCATGCACTCCAAAACCTGGCACTCGTGGGCTGCACCTCGTTTGGTACCTGGGGTACCGCTTCGGAAGACAGCTCCCTGATCATCGGAAGGAATTTTGATTTTTACGTGGGAGATGATTTTGCGAAGAACAAGATCGTGGCATTCATCAACCCTTCCTCCGGCTATAAATTCATGAGTGTGACCTGGGGCGGGTTTACAGGGGTGGTTTCGGGGATGAATGAGAAAGGACTTACCGTAACCATCAATGCTGCTAAAAGCAGTTATCCCACAGGCGCCGCAACCCCTGTGTCATTGGTAGCCCGGGAGATCGTGCAATACGCGCAGAACATTCGTGAAGCACTGGCTATTGCCGGAAAACGAAAGATGTTTGTATCGGAATCCTTCCTGGTAGGGTCTGCAGCAGACGGCAAAGCCGTGATCATTGAAAAAACACCGGATTCGCTTGCGGTATACGATCCTGGTAAAAATGCGATTCAATGTACCAATCATTTCCAGAGCGCTGAATTCTGGAATTCGGCGCCCAACAGGGAAATGCGTGATAAAAGCTCTTCGGTATACCGCTACAACCGGCTGAATCAACTGTTAACCCAAAACGGAAAAAACTCCGTGCAAAAGACAATCGCAGTGCTCCGGGATTATAAAGGAATAAATAATGCAGATATCGGACTGGGAAATGAGAAAGCCGTTAACCAGTTTATCGCGCATCACTCCATTGTATTCGAACCACAGAAGCTGCTGGTCTGGGTCTCTACTTCTCCCTGGCAGCTGGGACCTTTTGTTTGCTATGATCTTAACAAAGTGTTTTCCTTACAGGGAATGAAAACAAACCGGGAAATTAACGAGCCGCAATTGGCCTTCCCTGCCGATCCGTTCATTTATACCCCTCAGTTCAAACACTTTGAGCAGTTCCGCAATTACCAGGCAAAGGTCCGGGACGGCGAAACCATTAACCCGGATAGTCTGGTAGCAGAAAATCCCACTTTTTACAACAGCTATATCCTGGCAGGAGACTATTGCTTTAAGAAAAAGGAGTATTCAAAAGCCGCCCGCTTTTATCAAAAATCGCTGACGCTTGAGATCGCCAATCATGGCGAACAGGAACATGCCCGGAGCCAGTTAAAAAAAGCACTGCATAAAACTGAAAACTGACCTGTTCTTTCACATCATCACAGGCTCGCTGTTTAGTGCCTGTGCCGATAATTTAAAATAGGTCTCAAGCCGTGATGCCGCTTCTGCAGTTCCGTTCTCCTGTTCCATCATGCTGCCCATATGCTGTACGGAGGTCCTGACCGTTGCCTGGTCAGCTGTTCTAATGGCACTCAAAAGTTTTTGTGCGGTCAGTTTTCTAAACCGTATATGCGTTCCCCAGCCTTTTTTTTCAATGAACCTGCCCCAGACCGGCTGATCACCGAAGATGGACACTACAACTACGGGAAGTCGAGCACGGAGTGCGGCCCCGATCGTTCCGATTCCTCCATGAATAACCGCCAGCTTGCATTGCGGGAACAACCAGGAATGAGCTGCTGCTTTTATTATCAAAAGCCGGTCATCTTCAGGCAGTGCAACCGGTTGGCTCCAGCCCTGGCAGAAAATATACCGTTCTTCCGTATTGCGCAGCAGGTATTCCAGGATCGTATAAAAGAGCTCAGGGTCCGGAACAGGGATACTCCCAAAGCCGATATAGACGGGTGGCGCTCCCTGCCCCAGCCAGTCACTGATCATGGCTGCAGGATCGATTCCTGCTGATCCTTCTTTTGTTTCCGGCAGTTTTAAAAAACCGGTGATGGCAGCTTCCGCAGGCCAGTCGGAAGGCCGTTGAATAAGGAAACGGCTGAATGCATGTAGCTGTAAAATCTGCTGTTCATCCATCTTTTTCAGCAATGATTTTTCAAGCGGCTGTAGTTTTAATATTGCCCGCTGTGCCTGCACTTCTTTTTTATTCTCCTTCCAGAAAAGCCAGCGCATGAGCCGATATGTAAACCTGTTATAGACAGGAGTATCAAAAAAATGAAGTGCCATGTAAGGGAAGGCGGCTGTAGGCACTGAAGGAATGGTTAGCTGAACAACCGCCCAGGGTTTTTTCAGTTTTTCCGCTACTGAAAATACCCATACCATTGTAAGCGGTGTTGCGATAAGCACATCAAAAGCCGCGCAGTAATCGACCATTTTTTCCAGAATCCGCTCCTGTTCCGGTTGCATTAGCTTCCGCAGTTCACGAAGGTATGCGATCACATTGCCGGATCTGAGGATCCCGGTCATTTCGGAAGACTGCAGCATTTTCTGCGTATTCCCGGGAAGCGCATAAAAAGGAATTCCGTATGACCGTACAAAATCGGAAAAATTCTCATTTCCGGCAATTCCCACGGTGTTTCCCCGGCCGGTCAGTTCCTGTGCCAGTGCGATATAGGGTTGTACATCCCCCCTGGAACCGAAAGTAATGATACCATAATGCATGTGCTGTAATTGGGTTAGTTTGAAAAAAATGCAATTCAAGGGTTGCAATCAGGGGTAAAAATAGTATTTATTCATTATTTTATATAAAAAATAATTTTTATATAAAATAATTCTCAATGAAGAGCAAGCCAGCCGGTCAGTCAGTTCTGTTTTTTTGCGCTTGTGTGCCGGGTAGATC includes:
- a CDS encoding 1-acyl-sn-glycerol-3-phosphate acyltransferase — its product is MQQFFISIYDFLKPRKGLLYTLFLITFLLFLLLASRITFIEDVYAIIPKDKKTEKVTQLFGNSKFADKLTVMVSLKDTSKTAPDSLAAFTDALAGALENNTAPYIKNIRYKVEDDFTMELFQTIQDHLPVFLSESDYRKMDTLIQPATLKTTLENDIRLLSSPTGFALTNIISNDPSGISFLALKKLQELQVDDNFELYSNHIITRDQKTMLVLITPGFPAGNTGRNKWLFETLRHTIDSLGQHYPLVQAQYFGGALVSEGNAAQLKKDTQLTLTITVLFLVFFISIYFKKKRAPVLILVPVIYGAAFALGMISLLKGSISVIALGTGSIVLGIVVNYSLHVFNHFRHTGNMRQVIRDLSFPLTIGSFTTIAGFLTLQYAASDMLKDLGLFAGLSLIGAVVCSLIFLPHFIGTATTQDHHQSSWIDRIADFRPESNRWLIGGILLLTIVFAFFARNVQFEPDMMELNYMSAEVKQSEQQLHRISGAALKSVYLVTEGHDLDEALRKNERLQERIDRFRSEGAISSTAGAGALFLSDSLQQARIARWNRYWTAEKKTKLLADIKAQGVPLGFKTDAFGSFEQLLGTDFKTVDTAQLSAIRKSYLDDYITETPGHATVVTLLKVPDAFKKNVIHELEAGNTAIVLDRQYLTARLTQMVNEDFNRIAWIVSILVAVVLFLTFGRIELMLMAFIPMLISWVWILGIMGMAGIKFNLVNIIVSTLIFGLGDDYSLFVMDGLLSEYKTGKKLLGSYKSSIIISAITTVAGLGVLVFAKHPALRSIAFISVTGIICVVLMAQVLIPFFFSLLIKSRVKKHFHPWTLWSWHRSSFSFVYFASTSVLLTLVGLFLVRLNPFNRKKGKYLYHILLSKFCMSVLYIMGNFRKKIINPDNEKFTKPAVVIANHQSFLDILKMAMLNPRLILLTNQWVWKSPVFGWAIRMADFYPVANGIENSVPLLKQLVDEGYSIVVFPEGTRSTRPPIKRFHKGAFFLAEKLQLDIVPVLLHGLGYTMTKGDYLLKNGPVTAAYLPRIRATDTSWGTNYQERTKAVSRYFKEQHLQLTRELEQPKYFKEHLFFNYIYKGPVLEWYLKIKLKLENYYQPFHELMPASGNILDLGCGYGFMSYILYWSSQEQRRLTGVDYDEEKIATAAHCFSRTEEVRFVHADITRFVFETYDGIIISDVLHYLQPEQQVAVMEKAIRSLRPGGVLVIREGDKDLKEKHKGTRLTEFFSTKVFSFNKTANELYFLSGQLIEQLAIQHQLSFERIDQTKYTSNVIWVLRKETDNV
- a CDS encoding LytTR family DNA-binding domain-containing protein; translation: MNRLINTLKQPHPGYGDLRIYFRTVLGIVLVVFLILSILQPFKIGERNIEGNAYITAAVYAGGAFLAMSLNALWLLLFRDWFRAESWTLGKELIVMGYQFFSIGITIWLINHFRGTLAPEDTGFARSFFLAIAIGILPYIIATFGRHNYLLRHHLKAVAAFNEQLKELQMLKQEDAGRKTGTGYLNIPRLEHPVGVDDFLFAESKGNNLLIQFVANNRVQTHTVRSTLNDFAQANADISHLFRCHRSFIINLDKIMQVQGNAAGYQVVLHPELPPVVVARSNVAAFKQLLAEKG
- a CDS encoding phytoene desaturase family protein, which gives rise to MFDTLIIGSGLGGLLCGSILAKQGHKVCVIEKNKQLGGNLQTFSRNKQLFDTGVHYIGGLDKGQNLHQIFKYVGIMDRLRIEKMDTDFDHILIGNDPKTYVQSQGYGSFIKNLVADFPEEETAITRYCDLVKEVCSRFPLYHLTLDDTISKDAVLGLSAKETISALTSNKKLQAVLAGNNLLYSGVAEKTPFHVHALIVNSYIESSWKCIDGGSQIAKLLAAEIRKHQGTIIRNCAVEKIVETGGIISHVETEDGQVICARHFISNISPAETLNRTSSHLLKAAYRNRISSQPNTVASFSLYGVLEPGTIACPNHNYYFHKEGALWHLNDYTEQNWPLGYGLYFSPDRKNKKFAAAVSILTPMRSGDVKQWENTYNRVGKEKERGRSYERFKQSRINQLLDLVKERFPELVAHIRHSYAATPLTNRDYIGSEDGSMYGIQKDFNDPLKTVISPRTKLPNLFLTGQNLNLHGILGTSLSAVLTCTLLLNDNTLVDKIRNA
- a CDS encoding C45 family autoproteolytic acyltransferase/hydolase — encoded protein: MLKRSKFLRRLLRVLAVTVLLFGLFFAYLVWVSDIPAPKIKDTAALQLQRQQPDSGLYTINNSWFRKSNSGLYELYAEGTPFERGVINGKLSKELVQLQEDYFSAQINKLVPSKFYRHFLKYFIGFFNRKLPDYVTEEYKEEIYGVSRSASDNYGYIGDKYQRILNYHSAHDIGHALQNLALVGCTSFGTWGTASEDSSLIIGRNFDFYVGDDFAKNKIVAFINPSSGYKFMSVTWGGFTGVVSGMNEKGLTVTINAAKSSYPTGAATPVSLVAREIVQYAQNIREALAIAGKRKMFVSESFLVGSAADGKAVIIEKTPDSLAVYDPGKNAIQCTNHFQSAEFWNSAPNREMRDKSSSVYRYNRLNQLLTQNGKNSVQKTIAVLRDYKGINNADIGLGNEKAVNQFIAHHSIVFEPQKLLVWVSTSPWQLGPFVCYDLNKVFSLQGMKTNREINEPQLAFPADPFIYTPQFKHFEQFRNYQAKVRDGETINPDSLVAENPTFYNSYILAGDYCFKKKEYSKAARFYQKSLTLEIANHGEQEHARSQLKKALHKTEN
- a CDS encoding glycosyltransferase, with amino-acid sequence MHYGIITFGSRGDVQPYIALAQELTGRGNTVGIAGNENFSDFVRSYGIPFYALPGNTQKMLQSSEMTGILRSGNVIAYLRELRKLMQPEQERILEKMVDYCAAFDVLIATPLTMVWVFSVAEKLKKPWAVVQLTIPSVPTAAFPYMALHFFDTPVYNRFTYRLMRWLFWKENKKEVQAQRAILKLQPLEKSLLKKMDEQQILQLHAFSRFLIQRPSDWPAEAAITGFLKLPETKEGSAGIDPAAMISDWLGQGAPPVYIGFGSIPVPDPELFYTILEYLLRNTEERYIFCQGWSQPVALPEDDRLLIIKAAAHSWLFPQCKLAVIHGGIGTIGAALRARLPVVVVSIFGDQPVWGRFIEKKGWGTHIRFRKLTAQKLLSAIRTADQATVRTSVQHMGSMMEQENGTAEAASRLETYFKLSAQALNSEPVMM
- a CDS encoding DUF2062 domain-containing protein; translated protein: MKPDFPSTVAGSPERFSALEVCVIIPTYNNAASIGDVITGVLRFTTSIIVVNDGSTDSTTAVLNAFPGITVVSYMPNKGKGVALRTGFRKALEMGYKYAITIDSDGQHFAKDLPLFLDKLEQESPALIMGSRNMEQTANVPGKSSFGHKFSNFWFKVETGISCPDTQTGYRLYPLEPIGRMRLFTRKYELEIEVIVRLAWAGVPVTWVPITVYYPPKEERITHFRPFKDFSRISVLNTVLVLITFLYIKPRDFFRWLFTKKNWKQELRQRLINTNESTVTKANSMAFGAFMGIIPIWGFQLLVGIPLAHFMRMNKALFILAANISIPPMIPLIVFLSYKMGKPLMRGRAMELSFNKQLTLKDISQNLEQYLYGSILLAVLAALLFWILTFFILKLTRKQKTSLANSNPE